A portion of the Streptomyces coeruleoprunus genome contains these proteins:
- a CDS encoding CocE/NonD family hydrolase has translation MSLTTSLALAAVTALTAPLLATGPASAAEPGRHTVTPLTFTVQAGGRTCTVDADLYRPDGVDAAHPAPAVLATNGFGGSKSEGSTAAIGRAFADRGYVSLVYSGLGFGASGCLISLDDPAIDGRAASRLVDFLAGTRPADDGTTVDFVTTDASGDPRVGMIGGSYGGAIQLATAAEDPRVDALVPLITWHDLAYSLDPNNADPGGTVPGAFKWQWASGFYLIGEGQPLLVPSLDPSRINGLSCLHFVTRACDTVRLLNSGRYPAGPTRDMLAFARGVSPVSYLDRVKAPTLLVQGQADSLFTLNEAHATYERLRQQGTETRMIWQSWGHSGGVTDPASGELNLDQGNLETSYVGRRILAWFDRHLHGRRDVDPGPAFAYYRSWQSGYGTADRVPPLTQQLYLSGDGTLAADRADITAGSRTYTNWLVPTSHSESSLAGILGIEDPRPYDLPGTHLAWTSEPLTGPVDVVGAPRATLKVTSRAAEAVQDSGDAADRLVLFAKVYDVAPDGTQTLVNRLVAPVRVPDVTRPFTVELPGIVHRYEAGHRLRFVIAAGDTAYFGNRGIKPVTVSSAPHDTGVLRLPVVSGRIG, from the coding sequence ATGTCCCTCACGACGTCCCTCGCGCTCGCCGCCGTAACCGCCCTGACCGCCCCGCTCCTCGCCACCGGCCCCGCGAGCGCGGCCGAACCGGGCCGGCACACCGTCACCCCGCTCACCTTCACCGTCCAGGCCGGCGGCCGGACCTGCACCGTCGACGCCGACCTCTACCGGCCCGACGGCGTCGACGCCGCCCACCCCGCCCCCGCCGTCCTCGCCACCAACGGTTTCGGCGGCAGCAAGTCCGAGGGCTCCACCGCCGCCATCGGCCGTGCCTTCGCCGACCGCGGCTATGTGAGCCTCGTCTACTCCGGCCTCGGCTTCGGCGCCTCCGGCTGCCTCATCTCCCTCGACGACCCGGCGATCGACGGCCGCGCCGCCTCCCGCCTCGTCGACTTCCTCGCCGGCACGCGCCCCGCCGACGACGGCACCACCGTCGACTTCGTCACCACCGACGCGTCCGGCGACCCGCGCGTCGGCATGATCGGCGGCTCGTACGGCGGCGCCATCCAGCTCGCCACCGCCGCCGAGGACCCACGCGTCGACGCGCTCGTGCCCCTCATCACCTGGCACGACCTGGCGTACTCGCTCGACCCCAACAACGCCGACCCCGGCGGCACCGTCCCCGGCGCCTTCAAATGGCAGTGGGCCAGCGGCTTCTACCTCATCGGCGAGGGCCAGCCGCTGCTCGTCCCCTCCCTGGACCCCTCCCGCATCAACGGCCTGAGCTGCCTGCACTTCGTCACCCGCGCCTGCGACACCGTCCGGCTCCTCAACTCCGGCCGCTACCCGGCCGGGCCGACCCGCGACATGCTGGCCTTCGCCCGCGGCGTGTCACCCGTCTCGTACCTCGACCGCGTGAAGGCGCCCACCCTGCTCGTCCAGGGCCAGGCCGACAGCCTCTTCACCCTCAACGAGGCCCACGCCACCTACGAACGGCTCCGGCAGCAGGGCACCGAGACCCGCATGATCTGGCAGTCCTGGGGCCACAGCGGCGGCGTCACCGACCCGGCGAGCGGTGAACTGAACCTGGACCAGGGCAACCTGGAGACCAGCTACGTCGGGCGGCGCATCCTCGCCTGGTTCGACCGCCACCTGCACGGCAGGCGCGACGTGGACCCCGGGCCGGCCTTCGCGTACTACCGCTCCTGGCAGAGCGGCTACGGGACCGCGGACCGGGTCCCGCCCCTCACCCAGCAGCTGTACCTGTCCGGGGACGGCACGCTCGCCGCCGACCGCGCCGACATCACGGCGGGATCCCGCACCTACACCAACTGGCTCGTGCCGACCAGCCACTCGGAGTCGTCCCTGGCCGGGATCCTCGGCATCGAGGACCCCCGGCCGTACGACCTGCCCGGCACCCACCTCGCCTGGACCAGCGAGCCGCTCACCGGCCCGGTCGACGTGGTCGGCGCCCCCCGGGCGACCCTGAAGGTCACCTCCCGGGCCGCCGAGGCCGTACAGGACTCCGGCGACGCCGCCGACCGGCTCGTCCTCTTCGCCAAGGTCTACGACGTGGCGCCGGACGGCACGCAGACCCTGGTCAACCGGCTCGTCGCGCCCGTGCGCGTCCCGGACGTCACCCGGCCGTTCACCGTGGAGCTGCCCGGCATCGTGCACCGCTACGAGGCCGGGCACCGGCTCCGGTTCGTGATCGCGGCCGGCGACACCGCCTACTTCGGCAACCGCGGGATCAAGCCGGTGACCGTCAGCAGCGCCCCCCACGACACCGGCGTGCTCCGGCTGCCCGTCGTCAGCGGGCGGATCGGATAG
- a CDS encoding LD-carboxypeptidase, with the protein MTLHALVRPPRLRPGSRVAVVSPSGPVPEERLQAGLDILRGWDLDPVALPHALDRHPGARYLAGTDAARARDLQEAWCDPAFDAVVCARGGYGAQRMVDLLDWAAMRAAGPKVFVGFSDATALHEAFALRLGLATLYGPMAGAVAFLKDARTQEELRATLFAPESVRALGLPSARALVPGRARGITVGGCLSLLAAGIGTPDGRTSLRGGLLVLEDVGEEPYRLDRMVTQLLRAGLLDGVAGVALGSWEDCGPYDEVRGTLLDRLGGLGVPVVEELGFGHGPTTLTVPLGVPAVLDADAGTLTPDVPALS; encoded by the coding sequence GTGACGCTGCACGCCCTGGTCCGGCCGCCGCGGCTGCGGCCCGGCTCGCGCGTCGCGGTCGTCTCGCCCAGCGGGCCCGTCCCGGAGGAGCGGCTCCAGGCGGGGCTCGACATCCTGCGCGGCTGGGACCTCGACCCCGTGGCCCTGCCGCACGCCCTGGACCGCCACCCCGGCGCCCGCTACCTGGCCGGCACGGACGCGGCACGCGCCCGGGACCTCCAGGAGGCATGGTGCGACCCGGCGTTCGACGCGGTGGTCTGCGCGCGCGGCGGGTACGGCGCACAGCGGATGGTGGACCTGCTGGACTGGGCGGCCATGCGGGCGGCGGGGCCGAAGGTGTTCGTCGGGTTCAGCGACGCGACCGCGCTGCACGAGGCGTTCGCGCTGCGCCTGGGCCTCGCCACGCTGTACGGGCCGATGGCCGGGGCGGTCGCCTTCCTCAAGGACGCCCGCACCCAGGAGGAGCTGCGGGCCACGCTGTTCGCGCCCGAGTCGGTCCGCGCCCTTGGTCTGCCGTCCGCGCGGGCGCTCGTGCCGGGGCGGGCCCGCGGGATCACCGTGGGCGGCTGCCTGAGCCTGCTGGCGGCCGGGATCGGCACACCGGACGGGCGGACCTCGCTGCGGGGCGGGCTGCTGGTGCTGGAGGACGTGGGGGAGGAGCCCTACCGGCTCGACCGGATGGTCACCCAACTCCTGCGCGCCGGGCTCCTGGACGGGGTGGCGGGCGTCGCGCTCGGCTCGTGGGAGGACTGCGGGCCGTACGACGAGGTGCGCGGCACGCTGCTCGACCGGCTCGGCGGGCTGGGCGTTCCGGTCGTGGAGGAGCTGGGCTTCGGGCACGGGCCGACGACGCTGACCGTGCCGCTCGGCGTGCCCGCCGTACTGGACGCGGACGCGGGGACGCTGACGCCGGACGTGCCGGCGCTGAGTTGA
- a CDS encoding prolyl oligopeptidase family serine peptidase, with amino-acid sequence MVPTGAYGSWPSPIDARLAAAHDGHPEYAGMVGDEVWWTEPRPTEGGRRTLVRRRADGTEQPVLPPPWNVRSRVIEYGGQPWAGTAEGPGGDGPLVVFCHFPDQRLYAFEPEGGAPPRPLTPLSGVGGGLRWADPVIRPERGEVWCVLEEFTGGGPGDVRRVIAAVPLDGSAADDRGAVRELTDDRHRFVTGPRVSPDGRRVAWLAWDHPLMPWDGTLVMTGEVTADGPFTAVGPVAGDVDESVCQVDWAADGSLLYASDRGGWWELHRLAPDATTATPLCGGREEEFGGPLWKVGLRWFQPLDSGLVAVIHGRGATALGILDPETGELVDAAGPWTAWAPTLAAHGSRVVGVAASPRSAHEVVELDTGTGRARVIGCAHRDPVDPAYYPEPQIRTFTGPDNREIHAHIYPPHNPDRIAPDDELPPYVVWAHGGPTGHAALVLDLEIAYFTSRGIGVAEVNYGGSTGYGRAYRDQLREQWGVVDVEDCAAVAEALAAEGTADPARLAIRGGSAGGWTAAASLATTRVYACGTVIYPVLDLTGWADGGTHDFESHYLHSLIGPSEQAPGRYRERSPLTHADRITAPFLLLQGLDDVICPPEQSERLLTRMAGRGVPHAFIAFEGEGHGFRRADTMVRALEAELSLYAQAFGIARDDVPLLELKK; translated from the coding sequence ATGGTACCCACGGGGGCCTACGGAAGCTGGCCGTCACCGATCGACGCCCGGCTCGCCGCCGCCCACGACGGACATCCCGAGTACGCCGGGATGGTCGGCGACGAGGTGTGGTGGACCGAGCCGCGCCCCACCGAGGGCGGCCGGCGCACCCTGGTGCGCCGCCGCGCGGACGGCACCGAGCAGCCGGTGCTGCCACCCCCGTGGAACGTGCGCAGCCGGGTCATCGAGTACGGCGGACAGCCCTGGGCCGGTACCGCCGAGGGACCCGGCGGTGACGGGCCCCTCGTGGTCTTCTGCCACTTCCCCGACCAGCGCCTGTACGCCTTCGAACCCGAGGGCGGGGCACCGCCCCGGCCGCTCACCCCGCTCTCCGGCGTGGGCGGCGGCCTGCGCTGGGCCGACCCCGTGATCCGCCCCGAGCGCGGCGAGGTCTGGTGCGTGCTGGAGGAGTTCACCGGCGGGGGACCCGGCGACGTCAGGCGCGTGATCGCGGCCGTACCGCTCGACGGGTCCGCCGCCGACGACCGCGGCGCGGTCCGTGAACTGACCGACGACCGGCACCGGTTCGTCACCGGCCCCCGTGTCTCGCCCGACGGCCGCCGCGTGGCCTGGCTCGCCTGGGACCACCCGCTGATGCCCTGGGACGGCACGCTCGTCATGACCGGCGAGGTCACCGCGGACGGCCCGTTCACCGCCGTCGGGCCCGTCGCCGGGGACGTCGACGAGTCCGTCTGCCAGGTCGACTGGGCCGCCGACGGCTCGCTCCTCTACGCCTCCGACCGCGGCGGCTGGTGGGAGCTGCACCGCCTCGCACCCGACGCCACCACCGCGACGCCGCTGTGCGGCGGGCGCGAGGAGGAGTTCGGCGGACCCCTGTGGAAGGTCGGACTCCGCTGGTTCCAGCCGCTGGACAGCGGGCTCGTCGCCGTCATCCACGGCCGGGGCGCCACCGCACTCGGCATACTCGACCCCGAGACCGGCGAGCTCGTCGACGCCGCGGGCCCCTGGACCGCGTGGGCGCCCACCCTCGCCGCGCACGGCAGCCGCGTCGTCGGCGTCGCCGCCAGCCCGCGCAGCGCCCACGAGGTCGTCGAGCTGGACACCGGCACCGGGCGGGCCCGCGTCATCGGCTGCGCCCACCGCGACCCCGTGGACCCCGCGTACTACCCGGAGCCGCAGATCCGCACCTTCACCGGCCCCGACAACCGCGAGATCCACGCCCACATCTACCCGCCCCACAACCCCGACCGCATCGCCCCCGACGACGAACTGCCGCCGTACGTGGTGTGGGCGCACGGCGGGCCCACGGGACACGCCGCCCTCGTCCTCGACCTGGAGATCGCCTACTTCACCTCCCGCGGCATCGGCGTCGCCGAGGTCAACTACGGCGGCTCCACCGGATACGGCCGCGCCTACCGCGACCAGCTGCGCGAGCAGTGGGGCGTCGTCGACGTCGAGGACTGCGCCGCCGTCGCCGAGGCCCTGGCCGCCGAGGGCACCGCCGACCCGGCACGGCTCGCGATCCGCGGCGGCAGCGCCGGCGGCTGGACCGCCGCGGCCTCCCTCGCCACCACCCGCGTCTACGCCTGCGGCACCGTCATCTACCCGGTCCTCGACCTCACCGGCTGGGCCGACGGCGGCACCCACGACTTCGAGTCGCACTACCTGCACTCGCTGATCGGTCCGTCCGAGCAGGCCCCCGGACGCTACCGGGAACGCTCCCCGCTCACCCACGCCGACCGGATCACCGCGCCCTTTCTGCTGCTCCAGGGCCTCGACGACGTGATCTGCCCGCCCGAGCAGAGCGAGCGCCTCCTCACCCGGATGGCCGGGCGGGGCGTCCCCCACGCGTTCATCGCCTTCGAGGGGGAGGGGCACGGCTTCCGCAGGGCCGACACCATGGTCCGCGCCCTGGAGGCCGAACTCTCCCTGTACGCCCAGGCGTTCGGGATCGCCAGGGACGACGTGCCGCTGCTGGAGCTGAAGAAATGA
- a CDS encoding M20/M25/M40 family metallo-hydrolase produces the protein MADPNPQEAPDGPMFDEVVAFTSDLIRIDTTNRGGGDCRERPAAEYVAERLADAGLEPLLLERTRGRTNVVARIEGTDPSADALLVHGHLDVVPAEPADWTVHPFSGEVRDGEVWGRGAVDMKNMDAMVLAVVRDWARRGIRPRRDIVLAYTADEEASAEDGSGFLADRHAHLFEGCTEGISESGAYTFHAGPRMPIYPIGAGERGTAWLRLTARGRAGHGSKINRNNAVSNLAAAVARIGEHRWPLRLTPTVRAAIAELAVLHGIDAPRLDDPDTDVEADIEVFLGKLGAAAPLVEATLRNSTNPTMLDAGYKVNVIPGVATAHIDGRMVPGGEDEFIATLDHLTGPDVDWEFHHKEPALLAPVDSPTYAKLRAALERFDPDAHVVPFCITGGTDAKQFARLGIVGYGFTPLKLPVGFDYQALFHGVDERVPVDALHFGVRVLDHYLQSA, from the coding sequence ATGGCTGACCCGAACCCCCAGGAAGCGCCCGACGGGCCGATGTTCGACGAGGTGGTCGCCTTCACCTCGGACCTCATCCGGATCGACACCACCAACCGCGGCGGCGGCGACTGCAGGGAGCGCCCCGCCGCCGAGTACGTCGCCGAACGCCTCGCCGACGCCGGACTCGAACCGCTCCTGCTGGAACGCACCCGCGGCCGTACCAACGTCGTCGCCCGTATCGAGGGCACCGACCCGTCCGCCGACGCCCTCCTCGTCCACGGTCACCTCGACGTGGTGCCCGCCGAACCCGCCGACTGGACCGTGCACCCGTTCTCCGGCGAGGTCCGCGACGGCGAGGTCTGGGGCCGCGGCGCCGTCGACATGAAGAACATGGACGCGATGGTCCTCGCCGTCGTCCGCGACTGGGCCCGCCGCGGCATCCGGCCCCGCCGCGACATCGTCCTCGCCTACACCGCCGACGAGGAGGCGAGCGCCGAGGACGGCTCCGGCTTCCTCGCCGACCGGCACGCCCACCTGTTCGAGGGCTGCACCGAGGGCATCAGCGAATCCGGCGCCTACACCTTCCACGCCGGACCCCGCATGCCGATCTACCCCATCGGCGCCGGCGAGCGCGGCACCGCCTGGCTGCGCCTCACCGCCCGCGGCAGAGCCGGCCACGGCTCGAAGATCAACCGGAACAACGCGGTGAGCAACCTCGCCGCCGCCGTCGCCCGCATCGGCGAACACCGCTGGCCCCTGCGGCTCACCCCCACCGTGCGTGCCGCGATCGCCGAACTCGCCGTGCTGCACGGCATCGACGCGCCCCGCCTCGACGACCCGGACACCGACGTCGAGGCCGACATCGAGGTGTTCCTCGGCAAGCTCGGCGCCGCCGCCCCGCTCGTCGAGGCGACCCTCCGCAACAGCACCAACCCGACCATGCTCGACGCCGGTTACAAGGTCAACGTCATCCCCGGCGTCGCCACCGCCCACATCGACGGACGGATGGTCCCCGGCGGCGAGGACGAGTTCATCGCCACCCTCGACCACCTCACCGGCCCCGACGTGGACTGGGAGTTCCACCACAAGGAGCCCGCCCTCCTCGCGCCCGTCGACTCCCCCACGTACGCCAAGCTGCGGGCGGCGCTGGAGCGCTTCGACCCGGACGCGCACGTCGTGCCGTTCTGCATCACCGGCGGCACCGACGCCAAGCAGTTCGCCCGGCTCGGCATCGTCGGCTACGGCTTCACGCCGCTGAAGCTGCCCGTCGGCTTCGACTACCAGGCGCTGTTCCACGGGGTCGACGAGCGCGTCCCGGTCGACGCCCTGCACTTCGGCGTCCGCGTCCTCGACCACTACCTGCAGTCCGCATAG
- a CDS encoding M55 family metallopeptidase produces the protein MKILISADMEGATGVTWPADVLPGTPQWERCRALFTSDVNAAVLGFLDGGADEVLVNEAHWTMRNLLLERLDDRAQMLTGRHKALSMVEGVQYGDVDGVAFVGYHTGAGSEGVLAHTYLANSVTGVWLNGVRASEGLLNAHVVAEYGVPVVLVTGDDRTCEDALTYAPEARKVAVKDCVSRYAAVCRTPARTAADIREAAKDATRLAVRYEPVRGGPFTVELEFDADHLAAAATVVPGTAVSGERRIAFTSETMYEAIRTFKAVTTIVSAATEEQYG, from the coding sequence ATGAAGATCCTCATCAGCGCCGACATGGAGGGCGCCACGGGGGTGACGTGGCCGGCCGACGTGCTGCCCGGCACCCCGCAGTGGGAGCGGTGCCGGGCCCTGTTCACGTCCGACGTGAACGCCGCGGTGCTCGGCTTCCTCGACGGCGGCGCCGACGAGGTCCTCGTCAACGAGGCCCACTGGACGATGCGCAACCTGCTCCTGGAGCGGCTCGACGACCGCGCGCAGATGCTGACCGGGCGCCACAAGGCGCTCTCCATGGTCGAAGGGGTCCAGTACGGCGACGTCGACGGCGTCGCCTTCGTCGGCTACCACACGGGCGCCGGCAGCGAGGGCGTCCTCGCCCACACGTATCTCGCCAACTCCGTCACCGGTGTGTGGCTGAACGGCGTGCGGGCCAGTGAGGGCCTGCTCAACGCGCACGTCGTCGCCGAGTACGGCGTGCCCGTCGTCCTCGTCACCGGTGACGACCGCACCTGCGAGGACGCTCTCACCTACGCGCCCGAAGCGCGTAAGGTCGCCGTCAAGGACTGTGTGTCGCGGTACGCGGCGGTCTGCCGTACCCCTGCCCGTACGGCCGCCGACATCCGCGAAGCGGCCAAGGACGCGACGCGTCTGGCCGTACGGTACGAACCGGTGCGCGGCGGGCCGTTCACCGTTGAGCTGGAGTTCGACGCCGACCACCTGGCGGCCGCCGCGACCGTGGTGCCCGGCACCGCGGTCAGCGGCGAACGGCGGATCGCCTTCACCAGCGAGACGATGTACGAGGCCATCCGCACCTTCAAGGCGGTCACCACGATCGTCTCGGCCGCGACGGAGGAGCAGTATGGCTGA
- a CDS encoding Lrp/AsnC family transcriptional regulator: MDDTDLQIIRELQTDGRLSNQDLADRVRLSPSPCLRRVRRLEETGLIRGYTAMVDQVAFGLPITVFVRVRLERHTAEAVNVFEEHVGLIEHIQDCYLMAGSSDYLLRIVIESLEAYEHLVRGRIHAIPGIASIESSFAFGSVKQSRTFPRPSGPR; this comes from the coding sequence GTGGACGACACCGATCTGCAGATCATCCGGGAGTTGCAGACGGACGGGCGGCTGTCCAACCAGGACCTCGCCGACCGCGTCCGGCTGTCCCCCTCGCCCTGTCTGCGCCGGGTCCGCCGGCTGGAGGAGACCGGCCTCATCCGCGGCTACACGGCGATGGTCGACCAGGTCGCCTTCGGCCTGCCCATCACCGTGTTCGTCCGGGTCCGCCTGGAGCGCCACACCGCCGAGGCCGTCAACGTCTTCGAGGAGCACGTCGGCCTCATCGAGCACATCCAGGACTGCTATCTGATGGCGGGCAGCAGCGACTACCTCCTGCGGATCGTCATCGAGAGCCTGGAGGCGTACGAGCACCTCGTCCGGGGCCGTATCCACGCCATTCCGGGCATCGCGTCCATCGAGTCCAGCTTCGCGTTCGGCAGCGTGAAGCAGTCCCGCACCTTCCCCCGTCCCTCCGGGCCCCGCTGA
- a CDS encoding DMT family transporter translates to MVATNIVGTTAVAGRRPRPALSPHAVGMAALLLTVSIWAAFALSARALSTSTLLPADAALLRFGVPLVVLAPALWRRRRALAAVRPGAAAKIVCGAGVPFFLAAMYGGALTSAAFVGSIVPGMVPLFVSALMVARGARLPRGTQGAGLVLIAAGVVALVWRYAVPFDADVMLGSGTLLVASGLWALYTVGLREVNLDPVGSIGLLCLPSFAVIALLVAVGVLPTGLAHAEGGDVLLFLVVQGLGVGLCAGLLYAFAIRRLGAERSSVVGSLSPVAVVLLAIPLLGERPTLAVLVGVPLITAGVVLANRRRGTPPQPARPAASAVPPAASASPSPAPAASAVPSSSSACPSSSASARRPEVSPDA, encoded by the coding sequence TTGGTCGCGACGAACATCGTGGGGACGACCGCCGTGGCGGGCCGCAGGCCGCGCCCGGCGCTGTCGCCGCACGCCGTGGGCATGGCGGCGCTGCTGCTGACCGTGTCGATCTGGGCGGCGTTCGCGCTGAGCGCCCGGGCGCTGAGCACGTCGACGCTGCTGCCGGCCGACGCCGCGCTGCTGCGGTTCGGGGTGCCGCTGGTGGTGCTGGCGCCCGCGCTGTGGCGGCGCCGGCGGGCGCTGGCCGCGGTGCGGCCGGGGGCCGCGGCGAAGATCGTGTGCGGGGCGGGGGTGCCGTTCTTCCTGGCCGCGATGTACGGCGGCGCGCTGACGTCGGCCGCGTTCGTCGGGTCCATCGTGCCGGGCATGGTGCCGCTGTTCGTGTCGGCGCTGATGGTGGCGCGCGGTGCCCGCCTGCCGCGGGGTACGCAGGGCGCCGGTCTGGTGCTGATCGCGGCCGGTGTGGTGGCCCTGGTGTGGCGGTACGCCGTGCCGTTCGACGCGGACGTGATGCTCGGCTCGGGCACGCTGCTGGTCGCCAGCGGGCTGTGGGCGCTGTACACGGTGGGGCTGCGCGAGGTGAACCTCGACCCGGTCGGCTCGATCGGCCTGCTGTGCCTGCCGTCGTTCGCCGTGATCGCGCTGCTGGTGGCCGTGGGCGTGCTGCCGACCGGTCTCGCGCACGCCGAGGGCGGCGACGTCCTGCTGTTCCTGGTCGTGCAGGGGCTCGGCGTCGGGCTGTGCGCGGGGCTGCTGTACGCGTTCGCCATCCGCAGGCTGGGCGCCGAGCGCAGCTCCGTGGTCGGCAGCCTGAGCCCGGTGGCCGTGGTGCTGCTGGCGATACCCCTGCTGGGTGAGCGGCCGACGCTCGCCGTGCTGGTCGGCGTACCGCTGATCACCGCGGGGGTCGTCCTGGCCAACCGCCGCCGCGGGACGCCGCCGCAGCCCGCGCGGCCTGCGGCTTCCGCTGTGCCGCCCGCGGCTTCCGCATCGCCTTCGCCTGCGCCTGCGGCTTCCGCCGTGCCGTCTTCCTCTTCCGCTTGCCCCTCGTCTTCCGCTTCCGCCCGTCGTCCGGAGGTCTCCCCCGATGCTTGA